CACCACGCCCCGACGCTTCGCAGTGCCCTGCCGCCGAGCGCCACGGAGCTGCCAGAGGAGTCGTTCCTTAAATGCATCGACAAGGAAATCCTCGACGAGAAGATGCGTCTGGACAGAGAGCACGGcccgccgccggtgccgatgGGGTGGACGATGCATCACGCGGAGGGCACCAGCTTCATCTACGGACGTCGGCTgtggatgccgccgccgccatcatcctcgtcgtcgtcgccaagCACGTGGAGTGGAGAGGCCGAGGCTCGGTGCGGCGACGCCAGAGACAGCTCTACCCAAGagagcagagaaggagagcaggagcggcaggagcGGGAAGTGAAGCCGGCCCCGGAGGCCATGGAGCGGCACTTCTTGCGCATCCAGCTCACCTCCCGTGATGCCTCGCTCGACCCTGAGTGCGACGTGCGCGGCGAGCActtccctttctccttctTTGTTCAACGCGTTCTCCCtgaagaaggcgaggaggggagCGGTGCGGGGGTGAcgagccgcagcagtggcgagcagggcgccaccgccgccaacaGTCAGGACGCTCTCCATGGGGATTCGTTCGAGGAGCACACTTTCTACCACAACAGTATCGAGGTTCGCTGTGACGTCGTTGATGGGGAGCTGATCGTCGACGGCGTGGTCTACCAcggccctcctcctcccacgtCCCATccgccgtcctcgtccgGTGCCCCACGGCCGCGGTACACGAACCCGTTCGGCGGCTACCCGGGGCCAAACCTGGAtgaggcggaagaggaggtcCTCGATGGCATTCAGAGCTGGCTGGCcgagcgcggcgtcgacgaccAGCTCGGCGAATTCGTTGGGCAGTACTCTATATGGGTGGAGCAGGCGGAGTACGAgcggtggctgcagcagctgcgcgactaCGTGGCGGCGTGAAAGGGATCGCGATAAGCAGCATACCAAAGGAACGAGCAGCTGatggggcgaggagggcagcgggaGATGAAGGGGTCGATGCGGATCGTTGGCGGAGAATCCGCTTGTCGGTGTCGCCAGTGTAGCCGTTGTTcggctctctctttctctgcccgCTCGCCTTCTCTCGCCACCTTCGCTTGCCTCACGTGCTTGTTCGAGGAAGGAAGGCGGACGGGCGGGCGGAAGCGAGTCGGTGACGGCcgcatgtgcgtgtctcGCACGCGCGGGTGTGTTCGCGAGACGGGATAGAGCAAAGGTGTGAGGCGCAGACAACGGCCCTTCCACCACCCCactccgccctcctcgtccaaCGTTTGATGGACAGGCACCGAGAAAGACGCCTGCATCGCTCCTCATGTAttcacgcgcgtgcacacgtgcgcgcttCGGACGCAGGCAAAGTTCACGGTAATATGCGCTCCCTTCatccctccacccctccacccctctctctctcccccctcctcctccccactctCCATCTCAGGTATCCGTGGTAGTCGCACCCATCCGCACATCCCACGTCTTCGTCATCGACCCTGCCACTccaccgatgccgccgccgccgccgccgccgcggccggaCCCAGTCACTTTGGACCAGATCTTCGTCCAGCTCACCGCCGTGGATGTGGCGTACGACTCCAAGGCGTATCACCTCGTCGCTCTCAACACGGTGGCCTTTCACCCGTCTGTTAAGCTCTTCCTCTTCGAAGaaccggcggcagcagcagcttcgtcgtcgtcgacggcgaGCCCAGATGCGcgctccacgtcctcgtcgccaccagcagcagcggtgctcaACAAGCTACGCCGCGAGAAGCTGCTCAAGAACGTCGCCTTCATGCTGGCGCAGCGGAACAACGCCGTGTGTCACGAATGCAGGTGGGAGACGGTGTCGCTGCTCGGGGAGCTGTGCCGTATGGAGAGTGCGCACAGCGGGGCACCAACATCGGCGCTGGGGCAACTGGAGGCGAAGCTGAACAACTACGCCAAGGCGAACCTCGAGTacctggcgcagctgccgtggTTTCGGCCGGCCATCAACAGTATCCTCAAGGCCGGTGGCGATACCGTAGACGATGATGCCAACGGCGACGTGAGCGTAGCTGCCGCaacggcgaagaaggcgcgaCAGCAAGGCGagagcagcacctccgttgctgcctcctcctcgcgctcaGCCCTCAAGGAGAagctgacggcggcgcgcgaggCCGGCCGCAACAGTCGCGGCAGGGCAGACAGCAGTAACGGCAACGGGCCGGAGgccgaagaggaggacgaggacgtcgTGATCGCGCTGCTCGACATTCGCCGTGCCCTTCCCACGTGTCACcgcgtcagcggcagcggcagaggtaCCGACAACGCCGATGTGGTGTTCGAGTGGTCAGACGCGAACGTCGAGCAGGCGCGTGACCTCATGTTCGTCGACGCCTCGACCTCGATGTTGCACCTTATCCCCAGCGTAGCCcgtggctgcagcgatgTCTGCGCCCAATGCCAGAAGCGGGTGCCGGCGGCATCCacatccgctgccgccccgctgctccgctgcagcagctgcaaagCTGTGTATTACTGCTCCGCCGAGTGCCAGAAGACGCACTGGACGACGGTTCATCGAACGCCGTGCCGGGCGTACAAGGAGCGATGCGACAGGATCCTCGAGCAGTACTACGGCACCA
This portion of the Leishmania major strain Friedlin complete genome, chromosome 5 genome encodes:
- a CDS encoding MYND zinc finger (ZnF) domain-like protein encodes the protein MPPPPPPPRPDPVTLDQIFVQLTAVDVAYDSKAYHLVALNTVAFHPSVKLFLFEEPAAAAASSSSTASPDARSTSSSPPAAAVLNKLRREKLLKNVAFMLAQRNNAVCHECRWETVSLLGELCRMESAHSGAPTSALGQLEAKLNNYAKANLEYLAQLPWFRPAINSILKAGGDTVDDDANGDVSVAAATAKKARQQGESSTSVAASSSRSALKEKLTAAREAGRNSRGRADSSNGNGPEAEEEDEDVVIALLDIRRALPTCHRVSGSGRGTDNADVVFEWSDANVEQARDLMFVDASTSMLHLIPSVARGCSDVCAQCQKRVPAASTSAAAPLLRCSSCKAVYYCSAECQKTHWTTVHRTPCRAYKERCDRILEQYYGTSTASGKKKDLKTGEVVILEVPLEPSLFFETRRYLYDHRDESFAHVDYSDYFMKYTVRGS